Part of the Triticum urartu cultivar G1812 unplaced genomic scaffold, Tu2.1 TuUngrouped_contig_5464, whole genome shotgun sequence genome, CAACCGTGTATAGGAGGGGGCACTGGGagtggcctcaccatgggcttcggcccagctggAGGAGAAGCAGGTCGGTCGGATGAGAGGGTAGGCCGGGTGAGGCGAGCTGGGCCTGCAGCGGGGTGGCCCACCCGGTGGATCTGGAGGTCAACGGGCGCGGCGCCGGGCCAAATCCAGATCAAAGCGAGGCGGCGGACCAGGCGCGGGGTCGAGTGGAGCTGCGTGGGTCAACGGGAGTGAGGCAGGGTCAAGGCGCTCGAGCGGGACGAGCGAAGCTCCTCTGCTTTCGAGCAGAGCGAGCAGGTGCCGGCGATGAAGGGCTTGGCAAGGGCGGCGCAGAGGCTTGGCGGACGGCGGCGTGCTCGGTGCGTCAGCATCGGAGGTCCATGCTTCGGGTGCCCCTGGCGGCTTGCTGGTTTGTGTCCCTGAAGACAGAGAGGGAGAGAGGTGAGGCGAGGGAGAGAACGCGAGGAAGAAGGAGATGGCGGGGGGCGAAGCGTCTGGCGGGTTCCGGGAGTGGCTAGGCGAGGAGGAGGTCCTGCGGGGGAAAGAGCAGCTCAGGAGCGCTCGGAGTCGAGCTCGCGCGCGAGGGACTTGACGGGGAAGCCGGTCTGATGAGGAGGCCGGGGACGACGCTTCGGGAAGAAGATGGCAGCGGGCGGAGGCGACCACCGGTGACGCGGGAGAGGCGAGGGAGGCCGGACGGAGCAATGGATCCAGGCGATGGGGCGGCTTCCTTTGGTTCCCCTGTCCaaggcgagggagagagagagttACGGGGAAAGGGAAGCAGAGGAGAATGAGAAGAAGGCAGGAGAAAGAAGGGAAGGGGGAAAAGGCGGCGCGGTGGTGCTTGAGCATCGGGCAAAGTCGCCGGCGTGGCGAACAGCAGCGCAGGGAGACGGGGTCGAGCGCTCTTGCTCGGGGCCTCGGCAACAACTTGGTGGGATCAAGGGGAGGAGAAAGTGGATCTGGTTGGTTTGGCACGGAATGCAAGGAGGAGGAGGGCATCAGGTGGCGGCCCGGATGGACCAATGGGACAAACGGGCTAAAATCTAGGGATTAGTCTAGGGTTGCTACTATATATAGCAAGCCGGATGGGTTTAGGGGGGTATAaggtccctccgatcgtaatcggacggacGGGGAAAAATAGCTTAGGTAGCCCAAATAAGGAAACAGTGATATTTTgcagatgtttggggatgatccggacataacggtaacgactgtccgggtcgggtccgggacaactttcggacgcgcgcgcgaggagggccgcgggctgacgagagaggttaggttggaacTTGTGGGTTGTACAGAAgggctcgagctgagagaagagaagagagaggcccgacgactgttttcggagagcgaaaacgtccgacgttagaccggctaaaatgccgctatagttatccgttggggcgtcaaacggattccgaacgcgatgaaacttggcaggcggcctacctacaacaaaacaacaccgcacgccaactttcagcccattccgagaacattttccggccacttataacataatatttcggacatgccgcgggcgcgtgcaagtgtgtctgggctcagaacggacaacggacgaaactgggagacccggactaatgcaaggttttgaaaaacatgatgatgcaatgcacatgatgacatgacaagatgcaacacgcaagcaacaGACAAGGCAACAGCAGtgaataactagaggacacctggcacatcggtctcggggcgtcacacacCCGCAATACAAAAATTTTCACGAATATAAAAGATGTTCATGAATTTAGAAATGTTAGTGAATTTCAAAAGAAGTTTCCAAGTTTCTAAAATAATCATGAATTCAGGAAAACACGAATTTAAAAAAATTACCTATCGACCAACGTAGGAGCGCCGCGTTCAAATGCTAATAGGCCCAACCGCAGCCCACATCCGATCCACTTCCTCACATGTGGGGCCACGGATACATGAAATAACCTCGATGCACCAGGAGGCTCCATTCATATTCATAGGGAGCTTAAGTAAATTATATCATTACATTATTAAGAGACTAATTGAGATTTATATATTCGTGAACATCCTTCTGTTCCTGCCCATCAGATAAAGCATACAGTACCTTTTTTTAGCAACAGATAAAAATTCCTGCCTTTGTGGGCTACAGACAGGCCATCAATTTGGTGGGGTTGCTTTATTTTTAGAAGGCTTTGGTGGGGTTTTGGTTACACTGGGCTGTGCGATCCATTATCCTAGGCCCACGAGGCCTAAACCCAACCCCGAACTCCCCGAAATCCCCCCAAAGCAGTTCTTCTTTATCCTCAAAAAAAAAATAGCAGTTCTTCTTTCTCTGCAAGGCAAGCGGCGGCAGATTCAAGACCAGATACCTGGTCCAGAATCCAGATAgccaccttcttcttcctctgcaaGCCGGGGCAGATTCACCCACTCCGTACAGCAGTattccctcgccctcgccctcgccccaGCCGACCGGACTGGGAAAGCGAGAGCGAGATGCCGACGCTGACGAAGCTGTACAGCATGAAGGAGGCCGCCCTCCACAACACCCCCGACGACTGCTGGATCGTCGTCGACGGCAAGGTAGCGCCTCCCTCATACCCCTCGCCGCCGATCTGGCTTCAGCAATACTGCCCCTAACATCGGCAGGTAGGTAGGTAGGGTCTAGGGTGTATGGACGCGTTTCGTTGTTGCTAGTTGGGCTTCGACCCCCGCCCTTAGCCTGTTCGACCGAATGCCTGGGAGATCCCGCGCTCGCTTTGTTAGTGAGAAGGCTGCAGGAATCGAAACCGAACGTCTCTGCGAGTGGCGTGGCCTGCTAGTCACCTCGTGGGGCAGTTGTGCTGGGGTATCCTCTGTTGAAGGCAACCACAGCAGATGCCTCTGTTGAGGGCTTTGAATCAAATAGAATTTGTGTCAGCAGAGAGTAGATACGCATTACAATACTACCTGGCAAATATGTTCCACTACTCTGATTCTGTGGCGAGCTCATGCCCTGTTGATGAATACAATGCAGATTTATGATGTGACCGCGTATTTGGATGACCATCCTGGGGGTGCTGATGTGCTGCTTGCCGTGACTGGTACTACTTCTCAGTTCTCACCTCTTGTTTTCATGTTCTTGTTCAGCACATTTTAGTTTCTCATAGGCTGTCTGCTCATACATGATAATCTGTTTCAAGGTATGGATGGCAccgaggaatttgaagatgcggGCCACAGCAAGGATGCCAAGGAGTTGATGAAAGATTACTTCATTGGGGAGTTGGACTTGGACGAAACACCTGACATGCCTGAGATGGAGGTTTTCAGGAAAGAGCAGGACAAGGACTTCGCCAGCAAGCTGGCGGCTTACGCTGTGCAGTACTGGGCCATTCCGGTAGCAGCAGTTGGGATATCAGCCGTGCTTGCTATATTGTATGCTCGAAGGAAGTGATGATCGGTTATAGGTTGATTGAAGGACCATTTTGGGGTAACCAACACATTTATAGCTGGTTATGGATGGAGAGATTATGTACTTCTGTCCAAAGGGGAAGACACATTGCTGTATTGAGCCCTTAGGTACTTGAGTCAAATATTTGTCCACAAAATTGGTGGTACTATTTtatcaatatgttattcaatggATAGATTCATTTCAAGACCTGAACCATGTGTGTGATGTAAACCCTCTTACGCCTTGAGGCAGCTGCTGGCGCAGATTTCTTCCGTGCCATTATTGCTTCTATTTTTGTTATTTTCGTGGGATGTGCCACGGTACTGCTATTTCTGAATATTGTGATTTTTCAATCCCTCACTTGCTCCTGAATAACCCTGAAGACTTTTGTGTAACTTGTTCTTTTGTAACTTTCAAGATGCAAATTGGGATTTGTTGGCCCCTCCTTTTGAGTCGACATTTGTTGAAAGCTTCCCGTGCAAGCATTTCGTCCATATATTTTCCTATtcgtttttcttccccttgtgtCACCTCACAAGGTGTAGATAGTTGGGCAGTAGACTTCAGAAAGATAGCAGGTAGCTTTTGCCGCCCCCTCTCTTGATATTTCTAAACTGGGGTTGCTTCGC contains:
- the LOC125529262 gene encoding cytochrome b5 — encoded protein: MPTLTKLYSMKEAALHNTPDDCWIVVDGKIYDVTAYLDDHPGGADVLLAVTGMDGTEEFEDAGHSKDAKELMKDYFIGELDLDETPDMPEMEVFRKEQDKDFASKLAAYAVQYWAIPVAAVGISAVLAILYARRK